One stretch of Helicobacter jaachi DNA includes these proteins:
- the radA gene encoding DNA repair protein RadA, which produces MAKKSSIFECQFCGWQSPKWLGKCINCGSWESLVELKAAQIQTLKESKILQQSTQPTPITQVDFETLEHFTSYEEEFDIVLGGGIVPGGLYLIGGSPGVGKSTLLLKVVGEIAKKTPKQILYVSGEESAGQIKMRAMRLNAISERLFLLNEIDLSIITSALNSQSYAMCVIDSIQTIYSPDITSAPGSISQVREVTFALMRLAKERNISIFIIGHITKEGAIAGPRILEHMVDCVLYFEGDPSKELRMLRGFKNRFGTTSEIGIFEMKENGLVSAKNASRLFFTQKNAQAGSAIAVILEGSRALVIEIQALVSESSYPKRSCTGFDTNRLNMLLALLERKLELPLGRYDVFVNVAGGIKINEPSADLAVIASIISSFRNRILSVKTAFIGEVSLVGDIREVSNIDTRLKELQSYGFEKVILAKKPSNAPSSLKCFEANEVSKILEWCR; this is translated from the coding sequence GTGGCAAAAAAATCCTCTATCTTTGAGTGTCAATTTTGCGGTTGGCAAAGCCCAAAATGGCTCGGTAAATGCATCAATTGCGGCAGTTGGGAAAGTTTGGTTGAGCTTAAGGCTGCTCAAATCCAAACGCTAAAAGAGAGCAAAATATTGCAGCAAAGCACGCAACCCACGCCTATCACGCAAGTAGATTTTGAGACTTTAGAACATTTTACCTCCTATGAAGAGGAATTTGACATCGTGCTAGGTGGGGGTATTGTGCCAGGTGGGCTATATCTTATCGGCGGAAGCCCGGGTGTAGGTAAATCCACGCTTTTATTAAAGGTAGTGGGCGAGATTGCCAAAAAGACGCCAAAGCAGATTCTGTATGTGAGCGGTGAAGAGAGTGCTGGGCAAATCAAAATGCGCGCTATGCGGCTAAATGCCATAAGCGAGCGGCTTTTTTTGCTTAATGAAATTGATTTAAGTATTATTACAAGCGCGCTAAATAGCCAATCTTACGCCATGTGCGTGATAGATTCTATCCAAACTATCTATTCGCCCGACATTACTTCAGCGCCCGGCTCTATCTCGCAGGTGCGTGAGGTTACTTTCGCACTTATGCGGCTAGCAAAGGAGCGCAATATTAGCATTTTTATCATCGGGCATATCACTAAAGAGGGCGCGATTGCCGGTCCTAGAATCTTAGAACATATGGTGGATTGTGTGCTGTATTTTGAGGGCGACCCAAGCAAAGAACTAAGAATGCTAAGAGGCTTTAAAAATCGCTTTGGCACCACAAGTGAGATAGGCATTTTTGAGATGAAAGAAAATGGCTTAGTGAGTGCTAAAAACGCCTCAAGACTTTTTTTTACGCAAAAAAATGCCCAAGCGGGTAGCGCCATTGCAGTGATTTTGGAGGGAAGTCGCGCGCTTGTGATTGAGATTCAAGCGCTTGTGAGTGAATCTAGCTATCCCAAGCGCTCATGCACAGGCTTTGATACTAATCGCTTAAATATGCTCCTAGCTCTCTTAGAGCGCAAGCTCGAGCTACCTTTGGGGCGATATGATGTGTTTGTCAATGTTGCTGGTGGCATTAAGATTAATGAGCCAAGCGCGGATTTAGCCGTGATTGCTAGCATAATTTCTAGCTTCCGCAATCGTATTTTAAGTGTGAAAACTGCCTTTATCGGCGAAGTCTCGCTTGTGGGCGACATACGAGAAGTAAGCAATATTGATACACGTCTAAAAGAACTGCAAAGCTATGGATTTGAGAAAGTCATACTTGCCAAAAAGCCTAGCAATGCCCCCTCCAGCCTTAAGTGTTTTGAAGCAAATGAGGTAAGCAAGATTTTAGAATGGTGCAGATAG
- the ftsY gene encoding signal recognition particle-docking protein FtsY, whose amino-acid sequence MISALAKTLHKTTQHVTSILSSKKDKCAKEELEEILIECDIEYELIESILEPLPKYISRDMLKGALLPLLQIKSQHIESTSAQGADSIKPLVTLIVGVNGAGKTTTIAKLAYLASSQGKKVMMAAGDTFRAAAIEQIKLWGERLHIPVIATQHMHDPSALAFDSINAARARGIDELYIDTAGRLHNQTNLNNELLKIVRVSQKALGELPLRKFLILDGTQGSSAINQASAFSQHIDFNGIIITKLDGTSKGGAIFSIVQRLHIPICYIGVGERAQDLVPFNAQEYVEVLLDSIFEGQ is encoded by the coding sequence ATGATTTCTGCCCTTGCTAAAACCCTACACAAAACCACCCAGCACGTCACCTCTATCCTTAGCTCCAAAAAAGATAAATGCGCCAAAGAGGAGTTAGAGGAAATTTTAATAGAATGTGATATTGAATATGAGCTTATAGAATCTATCCTTGAGCCGCTGCCCAAATACATTTCACGCGATATGCTAAAAGGCGCGCTGCTGCCACTGCTGCAAATTAAGAGCCAACATATAGAATCTACCTCCGCGCAAGGTGCAGATTCTATAAAACCACTTGTCACTTTGATTGTAGGCGTAAATGGTGCGGGTAAAACCACAACCATTGCCAAACTTGCCTATCTTGCCTCATCGCAGGGCAAAAAGGTGATGATGGCAGCGGGTGATACTTTCCGTGCTGCTGCTATTGAGCAGATTAAACTTTGGGGTGAGCGACTTCACATACCTGTGATTGCCACGCAGCATATGCACGACCCAAGCGCGCTAGCCTTTGATAGCATTAATGCCGCGCGCGCAAGGGGTATTGATGAGCTATACATCGATACAGCAGGGAGACTACACAATCAAACTAATCTTAACAACGAGCTTTTAAAGATTGTAAGAGTGAGCCAAAAGGCTTTAGGCGAGCTGCCTTTGCGCAAATTTCTCATACTTGATGGCACGCAGGGGAGTTCTGCTATCAATCAAGCCAGTGCATTCTCGCAACATATTGATTTTAATGGCATTATCATCACAAAGCTTGATGGCACAAGTAAGGGAGGTGCGATTTTTAGCATTGTGCAAAGGCTGCATATCCCTATTTGCTATATTGGCGTGGGTGAGAGGGCGCAAGATTTAGTGCCTTTTAACGCGCAAGAGTATGTTGAAGTGCTGCTTGATAGCATTTTTGAAGGGCAATAG
- a CDS encoding TlpA family protein disulfide reductase — translation MKGIKLLILVLLLALGFHACSDEVDKDKDVFGFEGGSKDKILSIEVVNTQNESLRFKTNQTQSIFQSDTKRPTLLFFLSKTCQECQDELLHILDLHNKYQEFISIIAISPKDELVHLQQEIDKINPRFKLYAPADDKNLLNFLNKDDKQSYMALYDKQGEKVIDYIGLVPEEMIELDIRYQIQDQLDAKAQEQMQTLPQEDLESSLENDTQSTKPQVAP, via the coding sequence ATGAAAGGGATAAAACTCCTTATACTTGTGCTTTTGCTAGCTTTGGGATTTCACGCATGCAGCGATGAAGTGGATAAAGATAAAGATGTATTTGGCTTTGAAGGTGGCAGCAAGGATAAAATTCTAAGTATTGAAGTAGTCAATACACAAAATGAATCATTACGCTTTAAAACCAACCAAACCCAAAGCATTTTCCAAAGCGACACTAAACGCCCCACATTACTTTTTTTTCTCTCCAAAACCTGCCAAGAATGCCAAGATGAGCTATTGCACATTCTTGATTTGCACAATAAATATCAAGAATTTATCTCTATTATCGCCATTAGTCCAAAAGATGAGCTTGTGCATTTGCAGCAAGAAATTGATAAGATTAATCCCCGCTTTAAGCTCTACGCGCCAGCAGATGACAAAAATTTGCTTAATTTCCTTAATAAAGATGACAAGCAAAGCTATATGGCCCTCTATGACAAGCAAGGCGAGAAAGTCATTGACTACATAGGCTTAGTGCCAGAAGAGATGATAGAGCTAGATATTCGCTATCAAATCCAAGACCAGCTTGATGCCAAAGCCCAAGAGCAAATGCAAACCTTGCCGCAAGAGGATTTAGAATCTAGCCTTGAGAATGATACACAATCCACAAAGCCGCAAGTTGCCCCATGA
- a CDS encoding 5-formyltetrahydrofolate cyclo-ligase, whose translation MITKQDFRRAAKARLDKRPHFADKRLNAALLGYIKRRRFYNILLYMPFGNEVDISPLIFTLRKRKYRIFIPYIQELSFKMIPLRMPLRKNAFGIYESNNSILSLIKVDAVIIPVLGIDKNFKRIGFGKGMYDRFIPSLKGKAHIIFVARSPNYISSVITQHYDVRGDCFFTPSALCVRKHNGSMVCDRKYNLWHISRRERVSYHQKGI comes from the coding sequence ATGATTACCAAACAAGACTTTAGGCGCGCCGCAAAGGCACGATTAGATAAACGCCCCCATTTTGCAGATAAAAGGCTTAATGCCGCGCTGCTAGGCTACATTAAGCGGCGTAGATTCTATAATATCTTGTTGTATATGCCTTTTGGCAATGAAGTGGATATTTCGCCGCTTATCTTTACTTTGCGTAAAAGAAAGTATCGTATTTTCATACCTTATATACAAGAACTTAGCTTTAAAATGATACCATTGCGAATGCCATTGCGCAAAAATGCCTTTGGTATTTATGAGTCAAATAATTCTATATTGAGTTTAATAAAAGTTGATGCGGTGATTATCCCTGTTTTGGGTATTGATAAAAATTTTAAACGAATAGGTTTTGGGAAGGGTATGTATGATAGATTTATCCCCTCTCTCAAGGGCAAAGCTCATATTATTTTTGTAGCAAGAAGCCCAAATTATATATCAAGCGTGATTACACAGCATTATGATGTGCGGGGAGATTGCTTTTTCACCCCATCAGCTTTGTGCGTAAGGAAACATAATGGAAGTATGGTATGCGATAGGAAGTATAATCTTTGGCATATTAGTCGGCGTGAGCGTGTATCTTATCACCAAAAAGGTATTTAA
- the rny gene encoding ribonuclease Y: MMEVWYAIGSIIFGILVGVSVYLITKKVFNSNSQIIIEQAKAKAKAIEYEAQKILQTHKLQMKEEQLQLKQHYELESHKLHKDYEVRHNKLDKEEQARLTQFHNQRHQLEKEKQEIAELKVRILRTQGEQDKIKQEYQQAKKDIFNTLSSYVKMTKEEATQILLSHLEEDLAEEKAYLIRRYEKEARDEAKKRANYILAQATTRYAGEFANERLVNVINLPNDELKGRIIGKEGRNIKALEMISGVDVIIDDTPGSIILSSFNLYRRAIATKTIENLVEDGRIQPSRIEEMYERVKNEMDEQIAQDGENIVLDMGLGYMHPELKFLLGKMRYRASFGQNALGHSIEVANLAAIIAGELGGDEKLARRAGILHDIGKALTQELGGNHVDLGVEVCSRYKEHPVVINAIKAHHGYEEIQSIECAAVCAADTLSAARPGARREVLENFLKRMQDIESIAMDKIGVKQAYAINAGRELRVIVRADLVSDEKSVVLAREIAQEIESTLQYPGEIKVSVIREIRAIEFAR; this comes from the coding sequence ATAATGGAAGTATGGTATGCGATAGGAAGTATAATCTTTGGCATATTAGTCGGCGTGAGCGTGTATCTTATCACCAAAAAGGTATTTAACTCCAATTCTCAAATCATCATCGAGCAGGCTAAAGCCAAAGCAAAAGCCATTGAGTATGAGGCGCAAAAAATCCTTCAAACTCACAAGCTCCAAATGAAAGAGGAGCAATTACAGCTTAAACAACACTACGAGCTAGAATCTCACAAATTGCATAAAGATTATGAAGTGCGCCATAATAAGCTTGATAAAGAGGAGCAGGCGCGCTTAACGCAGTTTCATAATCAACGACATCAGCTAGAGAAAGAAAAGCAAGAAATTGCTGAATTAAAGGTAAGAATCTTGCGCACACAAGGCGAGCAAGATAAGATTAAGCAAGAATATCAGCAAGCAAAAAAAGATATTTTCAACACCCTTTCTTCATATGTGAAAATGACAAAGGAGGAGGCGACACAGATTTTGCTCTCCCACCTTGAAGAGGACTTGGCTGAAGAGAAAGCCTATCTCATACGCCGCTATGAAAAAGAGGCGCGTGATGAGGCTAAAAAGCGCGCAAATTATATCCTTGCGCAAGCTACTACCAGATATGCGGGCGAGTTTGCTAATGAACGATTAGTAAATGTCATTAATCTCCCTAATGATGAGCTAAAGGGGCGCATTATTGGCAAAGAAGGGCGCAACATTAAGGCTCTAGAGATGATAAGCGGGGTTGATGTGATTATTGATGATACGCCAGGTAGTATTATTCTTAGTTCATTTAATCTTTATCGGCGCGCCATTGCGACAAAAACTATTGAAAATCTAGTCGAAGATGGGCGCATTCAGCCCTCACGCATTGAGGAGATGTATGAGCGCGTGAAAAATGAAATGGACGAGCAAATCGCGCAAGATGGCGAAAATATCGTGCTTGATATGGGGCTTGGGTATATGCACCCTGAATTGAAATTTTTGCTAGGCAAAATGCGCTATCGGGCTTCATTTGGGCAAAATGCGCTAGGGCATTCTATCGAGGTGGCAAATCTTGCGGCTATTATTGCAGGTGAGCTAGGTGGAGATGAAAAGCTAGCGCGCAGAGCTGGGATTTTGCACGATATTGGCAAAGCCCTTACACAAGAGTTAGGAGGTAATCATGTGGATTTAGGCGTGGAGGTGTGTAGCCGCTATAAAGAACACCCTGTGGTGATTAATGCTATTAAAGCTCATCATGGCTATGAGGAGATTCAAAGCATTGAATGCGCCGCAGTATGCGCAGCAGATACGCTCTCTGCTGCTCGTCCGGGCGCTAGGAGAGAAGTGCTTGAGAATTTTTTGAAAAGAATGCAAGATATTGAAAGTATCGCTATGGATAAAATTGGCGTAAAGCAAGCTTATGCGATTAATGCTGGGCGGGAGCTAAGAGTAATTGTGCGCGCGGATTTGGTGAGTGATGAAAAAAGCGTGGTGTTAGCGAGAGAAATTGCTCAAGAGATAGAATCTACGCTGCAGTATCCGGGTGAAATTAAAGTAAGCGTCATACGCGAAATCCGCGCTATTGAGTTTGCGCGATAG
- a CDS encoding MarR family winged helix-turn-helix transcriptional regulator, whose product MQCNQHFIGHHIGKTARCFQVFFINELKAYNLGFEQGIILFIIAENPQAHINFVAEELHKNKATISREVNSLISKGFCLKKQAPNDKRTMLLELTPSGKNVLNVIENKRKKLEAQLQKNLSQEEIDTCIDVLECMYQTIQDNLKESPRCN is encoded by the coding sequence TTGCAATGTAATCAGCATTTTATAGGACATCACATAGGTAAAACAGCGCGTTGCTTTCAAGTGTTTTTCATTAATGAACTAAAAGCGTATAATTTAGGCTTTGAGCAGGGCATTATATTATTTATTATTGCGGAAAATCCCCAAGCGCATATTAATTTTGTCGCTGAAGAATTACATAAAAATAAAGCCACCATTTCGCGGGAAGTGAATTCGCTCATTTCAAAGGGATTTTGCCTTAAAAAACAAGCGCCAAATGATAAACGCACTATGCTCCTTGAACTCACGCCAAGCGGGAAAAATGTGCTAAATGTCATAGAAAATAAGCGCAAAAAGCTAGAAGCTCAACTGCAAAAAAATCTCTCCCAAGAAGAAATTGACACCTGCATTGATGTGCTTGAGTGTATGTACCAAACCATACAAGATAATCTTAAAGAATCTCCGCGCTGCAATTAA
- a CDS encoding flagellar FLiS export co-chaperone — translation MQDMLSTFQKHIGEPFPTQERSLHKFSEDIKGANEFIGALQSASVALKKILKNAQENANQSVQAIQEIVQSASFMGVKLFDTHFSTRLNGKTYELSIDSPLPLIPQDIAIESSADSINPLCNLIAYVEDKSLEIAQMLICLSEALSEPSQSQYDFNSFNPQAFAQMLKGK, via the coding sequence ATGCAAGATATGTTATCCACTTTTCAAAAGCACATAGGCGAGCCATTCCCCACGCAAGAGAGAAGCTTGCATAAATTTAGCGAGGATATAAAGGGGGCTAATGAGTTTATTGGTGCTTTGCAAAGCGCGTCTGTGGCGCTAAAAAAGATTCTTAAAAATGCACAAGAGAATGCAAATCAATCTGTGCAAGCCATACAAGAAATCGTGCAAAGCGCGTCTTTTATGGGCGTTAAGCTCTTTGATACGCATTTTTCTACAAGGCTTAATGGCAAAACTTATGAGCTAAGCATCGACAGCCCTTTGCCGCTTATCCCGCAGGATATTGCTATAGAATCTAGCGCAGATTCTATAAATCCCCTTTGTAATCTCATCGCCTATGTGGAGGATAAATCTCTAGAAATCGCCCAAATGCTCATCTGCCTAAGTGAAGCGCTAAGCGAGCCTAGCCAAAGTCAATATGATTTTAATAGCTTTAATCCTCAGGCGTTTGCCCAAATGCTTAAAGGCAAGTAA
- the gltX gene encoding glutamate--tRNA ligase: MLRFAPSPTGDMHIGNLRAAIFNYIIAKQTNQKFLIRIEDTDTTRNIEGKDKEILSLLNLFGLLWDNLVYQSDNFARHRQLAEYLISQGKAFYCYCSKAFLESKREEAKAQKRAFRYDDSWAELEKSSNPKPVVRIKGARNAISFVDSIKGRLDFEPQELDSFVILKEDGVPTYNFACAVDDMLYDISFIVRGEDHVSNTPRQILIQRALGYEKELGYAHLPIILGENGSKMSKRDSASSVAWLLGEGFLPQAIINYLVSMGNHTPTEVFKLQDTYAWFDIKNIAKSPVKWDIKRLRFLNREHLKLLNEQEFALLLDSKDSSIGALGKLFLQEASTLNEIRAKLDSIFSPKCITQVEDNQSFEEQCRILYTHLCEMIESNSEDLQDYESLKNALMQRSKLKGKQFFKPLRILLTNHTHGLELNQMYPYLRFFLRDIVRLDASN, from the coding sequence ATGCTGCGCTTTGCTCCATCTCCTACGGGGGATATGCACATTGGTAACCTCCGGGCGGCTATTTTTAATTACATCATCGCCAAACAAACTAACCAAAAATTCCTAATCCGCATTGAAGATACCGACACTACGCGCAATATAGAGGGCAAGGATAAAGAGATTTTAAGTCTTTTAAATCTCTTTGGGCTTTTGTGGGATAATCTTGTCTATCAAAGCGATAATTTTGCGCGTCATCGCCAATTAGCAGAATATCTTATTTCGCAGGGGAAGGCGTTTTATTGTTACTGCTCTAAGGCGTTTTTAGAATCTAAGCGCGAGGAGGCAAAGGCGCAAAAAAGAGCTTTTCGCTATGATGATAGCTGGGCAGAGCTAGAAAAGAGTAGCAATCCTAAGCCTGTGGTGCGCATTAAGGGTGCGCGCAACGCCATTAGCTTTGTAGATTCTATAAAAGGCAGACTTGATTTTGAGCCTCAAGAGCTTGATAGCTTTGTGATTTTAAAAGAAGATGGCGTGCCTACTTATAATTTTGCTTGCGCGGTTGATGATATGCTCTATGATATAAGCTTTATCGTGCGCGGCGAAGACCATGTGAGCAACACGCCGCGCCAGATTCTAATCCAGCGCGCTTTGGGCTATGAAAAGGAGCTAGGCTATGCGCATTTGCCCATTATTTTGGGTGAAAATGGCAGCAAAATGAGCAAGCGCGATAGTGCTTCATCAGTAGCGTGGCTTTTGGGGGAGGGCTTCTTACCTCAAGCTATTATTAATTATCTTGTCTCTATGGGTAATCACACGCCTACAGAGGTGTTTAAACTGCAGGATACTTATGCGTGGTTTGATATAAAAAATATCGCTAAATCACCAGTAAAATGGGACATAAAGAGGCTAAGATTTTTGAATAGGGAGCATTTAAAACTACTTAATGAGCAAGAATTTGCGCTCTTACTTGATAGCAAAGATAGCTCTATTGGCGCGCTAGGCAAGCTATTTTTACAAGAGGCTAGCACATTAAATGAAATCCGCGCTAAGCTAGATTCTATCTTTAGCCCAAAATGCATTACGCAAGTAGAGGACAATCAAAGCTTTGAGGAGCAATGCCGCATACTCTATACGCATTTATGTGAAATGATAGAATCTAATAGCGAGGATTTGCAAGATTATGAGAGCCTAAAAAACGCACTTATGCAGCGCTCAAAGCTTAAGGGCAAGCAATTTTTTAAGCCACTTAGAATCTTACTCACTAATCACACTCATGGGCTAGAATTAAATCAAATGTATCCATATTTGCGCTTTTTCTTGCGCGATATTGTGCGTTTAGATGCTTCAAATTAA
- a CDS encoding YggT family protein: MILGTFLSALAYILSMLINAYVWIIIIAALVSWVRPDPYNPIVQVLYRLTQPVYAKLRAIMPTTIGGIDFSPLIIAVILKFIDLFFIRLLAAYAHGLG; this comes from the coding sequence ATGATACTTGGCACTTTTCTTAGCGCGCTAGCGTATATCTTAAGTATGCTTATTAATGCGTATGTGTGGATTATTATCATTGCTGCGTTGGTGAGCTGGGTGCGCCCCGACCCATATAATCCTATCGTGCAGGTGCTTTATCGCCTTACACAGCCTGTGTATGCTAAACTGCGCGCTATTATGCCAACTACCATAGGGGGCATTGACTTTTCACCGCTTATCATTGCTGTGATATTAAAATTTATTGATTTATTTTTTATCCGCTTGCTTGCCGCATACGCTCATGGATTGGGCTAA
- a CDS encoding lytic transglycosylase domain-containing protein — protein MRILLCLLIGFSVASAHGDITLAFLESKPKGLARDFYIWQFLSNEQTSLEDALKAYNLIYRSNAKLDNLMSAKGKVSELPRRLHCQRLSFEALKKEDAACIKAGLNLASIPTMSPQDRAFLLKTFQNDASMRKRIEILSSKQILTSMLNSDAQTFAAIFNALSIKQKERIINQRIKPQSLKRLADENNRTFNLMLQKIIVTQDKSYEKFKKSLLGAKITHTDAYTLFMLGLNEAMHKKPKAALIYFQHSYARANNAMEKNRALFWQYYLSKDTKVLQQLSQSTSIDLYTIYANQKLNVAPSYEVVTDLGKLSSKKPDFDIKDPFQWQLLKDNLAQIKDDKDLQALSKHFAYEDTSAHLAYVLNIINKFKIHYFITPFSDKITWQSAHEKAFTYAIAKQESMLLPALISTSYALGMMQIMPFNVQPFARALKKDNITLEDMFNPITALEFGTYYLNDLTKEFKNPLFVSYAYNGGPGFLRRTLKTKTLFIKNRHYEPWLSMELIPYSESRDYGFRVLANYIVYQASFGNHINLEEHLKQTLIN, from the coding sequence ATGAGAATTTTGCTTTGTTTGCTCATAGGTTTTAGTGTTGCTAGCGCGCATGGTGACATCACGCTTGCATTTTTAGAATCTAAGCCCAAAGGCTTGGCGCGCGATTTTTATATTTGGCAGTTTTTATCAAATGAGCAAACTTCGCTAGAAGATGCGCTTAAGGCTTATAATCTCATTTATCGCAGTAATGCAAAGCTTGATAATCTAATGAGCGCTAAGGGCAAAGTAAGCGAGCTACCACGCAGGCTGCATTGCCAAAGGCTTAGCTTTGAAGCGCTAAAAAAAGAAGATGCTGCTTGCATAAAAGCTGGGCTAAATTTAGCAAGTATCCCCACTATGTCGCCACAAGATAGGGCATTTTTGCTTAAAACCTTTCAAAATGACGCAAGTATGAGAAAGCGCATTGAAATTCTAAGCTCCAAGCAGATTCTAACAAGTATGCTAAATAGCGATGCACAGACATTTGCTGCTATTTTTAATGCATTAAGCATAAAGCAAAAAGAGCGCATTATTAATCAGCGCATTAAACCCCAATCGCTTAAACGCCTTGCCGATGAGAATAATAGAACTTTTAATCTTATGCTGCAAAAAATTATCGTTACACAAGATAAAAGCTATGAGAAGTTTAAAAAATCGCTTCTAGGGGCAAAGATTACACACACAGACGCTTACACGCTCTTTATGCTAGGGCTAAATGAAGCTATGCATAAAAAGCCAAAGGCTGCACTTATATATTTTCAGCACTCATATGCGCGCGCTAATAATGCTATGGAAAAAAATCGCGCGCTATTTTGGCAGTATTATCTAAGCAAAGATACAAAAGTATTGCAGCAGCTTAGCCAAAGCACCTCCATAGATTTATATACTATTTACGCCAATCAAAAGCTCAATGTTGCGCCTAGCTATGAAGTTGTAACAGATTTGGGCAAGCTCTCAAGCAAAAAGCCAGATTTTGACATCAAAGACCCTTTTCAATGGCAGCTTTTAAAAGATAATCTCGCGCAAATTAAAGATGATAAAGATTTGCAAGCATTAAGTAAGCATTTTGCCTATGAGGACACAAGCGCACATTTAGCGTATGTGCTAAACATCATAAATAAATTTAAGATACATTATTTTATCACGCCTTTTAGCGATAAAATCACTTGGCAAAGTGCGCATGAAAAGGCTTTTACTTATGCTATTGCAAAGCAAGAAAGTATGCTTTTACCCGCGCTCATCTCCACTTCTTACGCGCTTGGTATGATGCAGATTATGCCCTTTAATGTCCAGCCCTTTGCGCGTGCATTGAAAAAAGATAATATCACGCTAGAAGATATGTTTAATCCCATAACCGCGCTTGAGTTTGGCACATATTATCTTAATGATTTAACCAAAGAATTTAAAAATCCACTTTTTGTGTCTTATGCGTATAATGGAGGACCGGGCTTTTTGCGCCGCACTTTAAAAACTAAAACACTTTTTATTAAAAATCGCCATTATGAGCCTTGGCTTTCTATGGAGCTTATTCCTTATAGTGAATCTCGCGATTATGGTTTTAGAGTCTTAGCAAATTATATTGTTTATCAAGCAAGTTTTGGGAATCATATCAACCTTGAAGAACATCTTAAGCAAACGCTTATCAATTAA